Proteins encoded together in one Lathyrus oleraceus cultivar Zhongwan6 chromosome 5, CAAS_Psat_ZW6_1.0, whole genome shotgun sequence window:
- the LOC127078828 gene encoding uncharacterized protein LOC127078828: MPGQNWGTTQGMYFEKMIGSSSTNFADMVTIGERVENGLRLGKIIDTAAPQTSKKRPHGGFAKKKEGEENTVTASARPQYQFLMAPMSYYPYPYVTLAQYQQSSFQYQPHKCNQQSMPAQRNPNQQYKCDDKGKNRGQNNRNNFGNRPQFDKIRVPYVELVSYLIHVGAIVPKELLATSPPFNRSHNPNATCAFHAGYIGHSTEDCWALKKRIQELIVQDILYFSEEKPNVKTNPLPNHAGVAVNVVIEEENVESILRAEEVKTPIKKKVEAPPKRTQPIHFRVPTLFPYQDTKAVPWNYETTMYLGGKEICIPDTEIVNIAGTGGMTRSGHAGVIVPAAPSVTTASVLTKVIDDKAAESETSKGKGPMVEKEQVEDHKKSITFEESQEFLKLIKKSDFKIVDQLNQTPSKILMLSLLMSSEAHRKALLKVLNFAHVMQDITVDQFDDVVANITANRHLGFNEAELPLEGNAHNKALHI, encoded by the exons atgcccggacaaaattggggtacgacacAAGGGATGTATTTTGAGAAGATGATCGGAAGTTCGTCAACAAATTTCGCTGATATGGTAACCATTGGGGAGCGTGTAGAGAATGGGCTGAGATTGGGGAAAATCATAGACACGGCTGCACCGCAAACATCAAAGAAGAGGCCGCATGGGGGCTTCgcaaagaagaaggagggggAGGAAAACACTGTGACGGCGAGTGCTCGCCCCCAATATCAATTTTTGATGGCCCCTATGTCGTATTATCCGTATCCATACGTCACCTTAGCTCAATATCAACAATCGTCATTCCAATACCAACCACATAAATGTAATCAACAATCAATGCCCGCTCAGAGAAATCCGAACCAACAATACAAGTGTGACGACAAAGGAAAAAATCGAGGTCAGAACAATAGAAACAATTTTGGTAATCGTCCCCAATTTGATAAGATTCGGGTACCGTATGTAGAGTTGGTGTCGTATTTGATCCACGTGGGGGCTATCGTACCAAAAGAACTCCTAGCAACCTCTCCTCCCTTTAATCGCAGTCACAATCCTAATGCCACATGTGCTTTCCATGCAGGGTACATAGGACACTCCACCGAAGACTGTTGGGCTCTCAAAAAGAGGATCCAAGAGTTGATTGTCCAAGATATCCTGTATTTCTCCGAGGAAAAGCCCAACGTAAAGACTAATCCCTTGCCAAACCACGCTGGCGTAGCAGTCAACGTTGTGATTGAAGAAGAAAATGTTGAGTCTATACTAAGAGCTGAAGAGGTGAAGACTCCGAT AAAGAAGAAGGTTGAAGCTCCTCCTAAGAGGACTCAGCCGATTCATTTCCGTGTTCCCACTCTGTTCCCGTATCAGGATACCAAGGCAGTGCCTTGGAATTATGAGACTACAATGTATTTGGGAGGAAAAGAAATTTGCATTCCTGACACAGAAATCGTCAACATTGCTGGAACGGGAGGCATGACTCGGAGTGGCCAT GCAGGGGTAATTGTACCTGCCGCTCCGAGCGTGACGACTGCTTCAGTGCTGACGAAGGTTATTGACGATAAAGCTGCAGAATCTGAAACGTCTAAGGGTAAAGGGCCGATGGTTGAAAAAGAACAAGTTGAAGATCACAAGAAGAGCATCACTTTTGAGGAAAGCCAAGAATTCctcaaattgatcaagaaaagtgatttCAAAATTGTTGACCAGTTGAAtcagactccctccaaaatattAATGTTGTCTTTGCTAatgagttctgaggctcatcGCAAGGCATTGCTGAAAGTTCTAAATTTCGCTCATGTGATGCAAGACATCACGGTCGATCAATTTGACGACGTGGTTGCCAATATCACTGCCAATAGGCATTTGGGATTTAATGAAGCAGAGCTACCTCTTGAGGGAAATGCCCACAACAAAGCACTACACATCTAG